The following coding sequences are from one Coffea arabica cultivar ET-39 chromosome 11e, Coffea Arabica ET-39 HiFi, whole genome shotgun sequence window:
- the LOC113719066 gene encoding retinoblastoma-related protein-like isoform X2, with the protein MPNFKTCKAQAKQMQTNFVHLSLLSKYYKRTYGEIFLTNDATDKLSAFANDTGYTLDYRRFGWLLFLVLRVRVFGRFKDLVTSTNGLLSILAILIIHVPVCYRNLNINDSSRFVKKGDKVDLIASLSKLYETSEDELKRMLEKSNQLITDILKKKPHMASKCRIENVDRIDTDELVYFEDLMDESSLSSSMTILEKNYDDAIRNKGDLDERIFINDDDSLLGSGSLSGGAINMNGAKRKIDLIASPAKTITSPLSPYRSPAPSHLHSVPGSGNPRMAATPVSTAMNTAKWLRTVIAPLPSKPSVELERFLSSCDRDVTADVVRRSQVILEAIFPSCGPGEYSAAGGLQTTSLMDDIWAEQRRLEALKLYYRVLLAMCVAESQILHANNLSSLLTNERFHRCMLACSAELVLATHKTVTMLFPAVLERTGITAFDLSKVIESFIRHEESLPRELRRHLNSLEERLLESMVWEKGSSMYNSLTVARPALSAEINRLGLLAEPMPSLDAIAMHINMSSVSSLQKQENAPGAVQNGDIRSPKRLCTEYRSVLVERNSFTSPVKDRLMALDNLKSKFPAPALQSAFASPTRPNPGGGGETCAETAITVFFGKIVKLAAVRINGMVERLQLPQHMRETVYCFFQKILSQRTTLFFNRHIDQIILCCFYGVAKISQLNLTFKEIIYNYRKQPQCKPQVFRSVFIDWRSARCSGKSGQDHVDIITFYNEIFVPAVKPLLVELSPAGTAQKDNQVVGGSNNNEGQCPTSPKTSPFPSLPDMSPKKVSAAHNVYVSPLRSSKMDALISHSSKSYYACVGESTHAYQSPSKDLTAINNRLNGTRKLRGALNFDDVDVGLVSDSLVANSLYLQNGNCASSSAPLKPEQPDL; encoded by the exons ATGCCAAATTTTAAGACTTGCAAAGCTCAA GCAAAGCAAATGCAGACAAACTTTGTACACTTGAGCCTGTTGAGCAA GTACTATAAGCGCACATACGGGGAGATCTTTTTGACGAATGATGCCACTGACAAGCTCTCCGCTTTTGCCAATGATACTGGATACACTTTGGACTATCGTCGTTTTGGATGGTTGCTATTTCTGGTGCTTCGGGTTCGTGTATTTGGTCGTTTTAAGGACTTAGTGACCAGCACTAACGGTCTACTTTCAATTCTG GCTATTTTGATTATACATGTTCCAGTATGCTACAGGAACTTGAACATCAATGACTCTTCAAGATTTG TTAAGAAAGGTGATAAAGTAGACCTAATTGCATCCCTTAGCAAATTATACGAGACATCGGAAGATGAGTTAAAGAGAATGCTGGAAAAATCCAACCAGCTTATCACAGATATATTGAAGAAGAAGCCGCACATGGCATCAAAATGCAGAATAGAAAACGTGGACAGGATTGACACAG ATGAATTGGTCTATTTTGAAGATCTAATGGACGAATCATCTTTATCTTCTAGTATGACAATACTGGAAAAAAATTATGATGACGCGATTCGAAATAAAGGTGACTTAGATGAAAGAATCTTTATTAATGACGATGATAGTTTGCTCGGATCTGGGAGCTTGTCTGGTGGTGCAATAAACATGAATGGAGCAAAG AGGAAGATTGATTTGATTGCATCACCGGCAAAAACAATCACAAGTCCACTCTCACCCTACCGCTCTCCTGCTCCATCTCATTTACATTCTGTTCCTGGCAGTGGCAACCCAAGAATGGCTGCTACTCCTGTAAGCACAGCTATGAACACTGCAAAGTGGCTTCGAACTGTTATTGCACCACTTCCATCAAAACCCTCGGTTGAGTTGGAGAGGTTTCTTTCATCATGCGATAGAGATGTAACAGCTGATGTGGTAAGGAGGTCCCAGGTAATATTGGAGGCTATATTTCCAAGTTGTGGCCCTGGGGAGTATTCTGCAGCTGGAGGCCTTCAAACCACAAGCTTGATGGATGACATATGGGCAGAACAACGTAGACTTGAGGCATTAAAGTTGTACTATAGGGTTCTGCTTGCAATGTGTGTGGCAGAGTCCCAAATTTTGCACGCTAACAACTTATCCTCTTTACTAACCAATGAGCGGTTTCATCGATGTATGCTTGCTTGTTCGGCAGAACTCGTTCTTGCCACACATAAGACAGTGACAATGTTGTTTCCAGCAGTGCTAGAAAGAACAGGTATTACAGCTTTTGATCTGAGCAAGGTGATAGAGAGTTTCATTAGACATGAGGAAAGCCTTCCTAGGGAGTTGAGGCGACATTTAAATTCCTTGGAAGAACGACTTTTGGAGAGTATGGTGTGGGAGAAGGGCTCTTCAATGTACAATTCTCTGACAGTTGCTAGGCCAGCACTTTCTGCAGAAATAAACCGTCTTGGATTGTTAGCTGAGCCAATGCCATCTTTGGATGCAATTGCTATGCATATTAACATGTCTTCTGTGTCATCATTACAGAAGCAAGAAAATGCCCCTG GTGCAGTTCAGAATGGAGATATTCGGTCACCCAAAAGGTTGTGCACCGAGTATCGTAGTGTGCTGGTAGAGCGGAATTCCTTCACGTCACCGGTGAAAGATCGCCTGATGGCACTTGACAATCTGAAGTCAAAGTTTCCAGCACCAGCTTTACAGTCTGCATTTGCCAG TCCTACAAGGCCAAATCCTGGTGGTGGAGGGGAAACTTGTGCAGAAACTGCAATTACTGTATTCTTTGGCAAG ATTGTAAAGTTAGCAGCTGTCAGGATTAATGGCATGGTCGAGCGGCTACAACTGCCTCAGCACATGAGAGAGACTGTTTACTGTTTTTTCCAGAAAATTCTTAGTCAGCGGACTACCCTTTTCTTCAACCGCCACATTGACCAAATTATCCTCTGTTGTTTTTATGGAGTTGCCAAG ATTTCGCAACTGAACCTGACGTTTAAGGAAATCATTTATAACTACAGAAAACAACCACAATGCAAGCCACAAGTTTTTCGCAGTGTTTTCATTGACTGGAGATCAGCACGCTGCAGCGGG AAAAGTGGGCAAGATCATGTTGATATTATCACATTTTACAATGAAATATTTGTGCCTGCTGTGAAACCCCTTTTAGTTGAGCTTTCCCCAGCAGGAACAGCTCAAAAAGATAATCAAGTCGTAGGAGGTAGCAATAACAATGAGG GTCAATGTCCCACATCTCCGAAGACATCTCCATTTCCAAGTCTCCCTGACATGTCTCCGAAGAAAGTCTCTGCTGCACACAATGTATACGTCTCTCCCCTGCGATCATCAAAG
- the LOC113719066 gene encoding retinoblastoma-related protein-like isoform X1, producing the protein MTMEDDGINKPSTPPKLVDSQVGSGIGAEGGATPSTTSIDVRFSEFCKNASLSMDGSTLPQALHLFNESRHLLAANVSAIGSGTADEAERYWFAFVLFTVKKLGVREVDTSSPGHVDENGFTLCQILRLAKLNVGDFFKELPHFILKVAPILTNLYGVDWEKRLEAKQMQTNFVHLSLLSKYYKRTYGEIFLTNDATDKLSAFANDTGYTLDYRRFGWLLFLVLRVRVFGRFKDLVTSTNGLLSILAILIIHVPVCYRNLNINDSSRFVKKGDKVDLIASLSKLYETSEDELKRMLEKSNQLITDILKKKPHMASKCRIENVDRIDTDELVYFEDLMDESSLSSSMTILEKNYDDAIRNKGDLDERIFINDDDSLLGSGSLSGGAINMNGAKRKIDLIASPAKTITSPLSPYRSPAPSHLHSVPGSGNPRMAATPVSTAMNTAKWLRTVIAPLPSKPSVELERFLSSCDRDVTADVVRRSQVILEAIFPSCGPGEYSAAGGLQTTSLMDDIWAEQRRLEALKLYYRVLLAMCVAESQILHANNLSSLLTNERFHRCMLACSAELVLATHKTVTMLFPAVLERTGITAFDLSKVIESFIRHEESLPRELRRHLNSLEERLLESMVWEKGSSMYNSLTVARPALSAEINRLGLLAEPMPSLDAIAMHINMSSVSSLQKQENAPGAVQNGDIRSPKRLCTEYRSVLVERNSFTSPVKDRLMALDNLKSKFPAPALQSAFASPTRPNPGGGGETCAETAITVFFGKIVKLAAVRINGMVERLQLPQHMRETVYCFFQKILSQRTTLFFNRHIDQIILCCFYGVAKISQLNLTFKEIIYNYRKQPQCKPQVFRSVFIDWRSARCSGKSGQDHVDIITFYNEIFVPAVKPLLVELSPAGTAQKDNQVVGGSNNNEGQCPTSPKTSPFPSLPDMSPKKVSAAHNVYVSPLRSSKMDALISHSSKSYYACVGESTHAYQSPSKDLTAINNRLNGTRKLRGALNFDDVDVGLVSDSLVANSLYLQNGNCASSSAPLKPEQPDL; encoded by the exons ATGACCATGGAAGATGATGGAATCAACAAACCTTCCACTCCACCCAAGCTGGTGGATTCCCAAGTTGGAAGTGGAATTGGAGCTGAAGGTGGAGCTACTCCCTCCACCACCTCCATTGATGTCCGATTCTCTGAGTTTTGCAAG AATGCATCATTATCAATGGATGGCAGCACTTTGCCGCAAGCATTACATTTGTTTAACGAAAGCAGGCATCTTTTGGCTGCCAATGTTTCTGCCATTGGAAGTGGCACG GCTGATGAAGCAGAACGTTATTGGTTTGCATTTGTTCTTTTCACTGTCAAGAAGTTGGGTGTGAGGGAAGTAGATACTTCCAGTCCAGGACATGTTGATGAAAATGGATTTACTTTATGCCAAATTTTAAGACTTGCAAAGCTCAA TGTAGGTGATTTTTTCAAAGAACTTCCTCACTTTATTCTCAAAGTTGCGCCCATTTTAACTAATCTTTACGGTGTTGATTGGGAGAAGAGACTTGAG GCAAAGCAAATGCAGACAAACTTTGTACACTTGAGCCTGTTGAGCAA GTACTATAAGCGCACATACGGGGAGATCTTTTTGACGAATGATGCCACTGACAAGCTCTCCGCTTTTGCCAATGATACTGGATACACTTTGGACTATCGTCGTTTTGGATGGTTGCTATTTCTGGTGCTTCGGGTTCGTGTATTTGGTCGTTTTAAGGACTTAGTGACCAGCACTAACGGTCTACTTTCAATTCTG GCTATTTTGATTATACATGTTCCAGTATGCTACAGGAACTTGAACATCAATGACTCTTCAAGATTTG TTAAGAAAGGTGATAAAGTAGACCTAATTGCATCCCTTAGCAAATTATACGAGACATCGGAAGATGAGTTAAAGAGAATGCTGGAAAAATCCAACCAGCTTATCACAGATATATTGAAGAAGAAGCCGCACATGGCATCAAAATGCAGAATAGAAAACGTGGACAGGATTGACACAG ATGAATTGGTCTATTTTGAAGATCTAATGGACGAATCATCTTTATCTTCTAGTATGACAATACTGGAAAAAAATTATGATGACGCGATTCGAAATAAAGGTGACTTAGATGAAAGAATCTTTATTAATGACGATGATAGTTTGCTCGGATCTGGGAGCTTGTCTGGTGGTGCAATAAACATGAATGGAGCAAAG AGGAAGATTGATTTGATTGCATCACCGGCAAAAACAATCACAAGTCCACTCTCACCCTACCGCTCTCCTGCTCCATCTCATTTACATTCTGTTCCTGGCAGTGGCAACCCAAGAATGGCTGCTACTCCTGTAAGCACAGCTATGAACACTGCAAAGTGGCTTCGAACTGTTATTGCACCACTTCCATCAAAACCCTCGGTTGAGTTGGAGAGGTTTCTTTCATCATGCGATAGAGATGTAACAGCTGATGTGGTAAGGAGGTCCCAGGTAATATTGGAGGCTATATTTCCAAGTTGTGGCCCTGGGGAGTATTCTGCAGCTGGAGGCCTTCAAACCACAAGCTTGATGGATGACATATGGGCAGAACAACGTAGACTTGAGGCATTAAAGTTGTACTATAGGGTTCTGCTTGCAATGTGTGTGGCAGAGTCCCAAATTTTGCACGCTAACAACTTATCCTCTTTACTAACCAATGAGCGGTTTCATCGATGTATGCTTGCTTGTTCGGCAGAACTCGTTCTTGCCACACATAAGACAGTGACAATGTTGTTTCCAGCAGTGCTAGAAAGAACAGGTATTACAGCTTTTGATCTGAGCAAGGTGATAGAGAGTTTCATTAGACATGAGGAAAGCCTTCCTAGGGAGTTGAGGCGACATTTAAATTCCTTGGAAGAACGACTTTTGGAGAGTATGGTGTGGGAGAAGGGCTCTTCAATGTACAATTCTCTGACAGTTGCTAGGCCAGCACTTTCTGCAGAAATAAACCGTCTTGGATTGTTAGCTGAGCCAATGCCATCTTTGGATGCAATTGCTATGCATATTAACATGTCTTCTGTGTCATCATTACAGAAGCAAGAAAATGCCCCTG GTGCAGTTCAGAATGGAGATATTCGGTCACCCAAAAGGTTGTGCACCGAGTATCGTAGTGTGCTGGTAGAGCGGAATTCCTTCACGTCACCGGTGAAAGATCGCCTGATGGCACTTGACAATCTGAAGTCAAAGTTTCCAGCACCAGCTTTACAGTCTGCATTTGCCAG TCCTACAAGGCCAAATCCTGGTGGTGGAGGGGAAACTTGTGCAGAAACTGCAATTACTGTATTCTTTGGCAAG ATTGTAAAGTTAGCAGCTGTCAGGATTAATGGCATGGTCGAGCGGCTACAACTGCCTCAGCACATGAGAGAGACTGTTTACTGTTTTTTCCAGAAAATTCTTAGTCAGCGGACTACCCTTTTCTTCAACCGCCACATTGACCAAATTATCCTCTGTTGTTTTTATGGAGTTGCCAAG ATTTCGCAACTGAACCTGACGTTTAAGGAAATCATTTATAACTACAGAAAACAACCACAATGCAAGCCACAAGTTTTTCGCAGTGTTTTCATTGACTGGAGATCAGCACGCTGCAGCGGG AAAAGTGGGCAAGATCATGTTGATATTATCACATTTTACAATGAAATATTTGTGCCTGCTGTGAAACCCCTTTTAGTTGAGCTTTCCCCAGCAGGAACAGCTCAAAAAGATAATCAAGTCGTAGGAGGTAGCAATAACAATGAGG GTCAATGTCCCACATCTCCGAAGACATCTCCATTTCCAAGTCTCCCTGACATGTCTCCGAAGAAAGTCTCTGCTGCACACAATGTATACGTCTCTCCCCTGCGATCATCAAAG